One genomic region from Elusimicrobiota bacterium encodes:
- a CDS encoding ATP-binding protein → MTNPISTDAALGAGDPRLVPLYTFEEFVVGTHNRFPHAASLAVSENLGKAYNPLFLYGPVGIGKTHLMQSVGHRVLQRDPKTRVLYVTAQQFMTEVIELLQAGRLQTLRERYRALDLLLVDDIQFLATSEATQEEFFHTFNDLHASGKQIIMTSDRPPKMLTTLEDRLRSRFEWGLIADIKFTNLETRVAILKKKESRMTGLHLADDIRLYIASRLKSNIRELEGFLRRIQAYSQLYTEEITLSLVKDILKELLPPEEWVAEGESSEKTSTGFQETEVSLEEKKILSEMEGFDLQPSHFDTPQPTPPRPAIVSPPAKTVVETKTHDPISDFPDNQMERINTQSVPSPVERKEDFSSPKEITKTVSKEKPEPEDARPSPAEPAVPQPSAKPIKVDIPESSGSTRPIPLPKMTPFLPTSSPPTNPRMREGTPSLPPTPSPILPLSPSGKSAPQPPLPIPSVLPQSLPPKSAPVSIPLPVNSGQIPVVFFYPAGRAKELLQMKKKFEDIINKHKLKFVLHPALEVEYSSHTGLGTETFLEKCQQAGVSIGVVLGPSPDTDLPEGIFFSRLQEAFDQAKLSLQMVPWDELSKDYRFLNLALDITLIRIKQKKT, encoded by the coding sequence ATGACGAATCCCATCTCAACAGATGCTGCCCTTGGGGCAGGCGATCCCCGCCTTGTACCGCTCTACACCTTCGAAGAGTTTGTCGTTGGAACCCATAACCGGTTTCCCCACGCGGCGTCCCTTGCTGTCTCCGAAAACTTGGGAAAAGCCTACAACCCTCTCTTTCTCTACGGCCCCGTTGGTATAGGGAAAACACACCTCATGCAGTCCGTGGGGCACCGGGTACTTCAACGAGACCCAAAAACCCGTGTGTTGTATGTCACCGCGCAACAGTTCATGACGGAGGTCATTGAACTGCTGCAGGCCGGGCGACTTCAAACATTAAGAGAACGGTACCGAGCCCTCGATCTGTTGTTGGTCGATGATATTCAATTCCTCGCCACCTCCGAAGCGACCCAGGAGGAATTTTTTCACACGTTTAACGATTTACACGCCAGCGGAAAACAAATCATCATGACGTCGGACCGCCCTCCCAAAATGCTGACCACTTTGGAAGATCGCTTGCGAAGCCGTTTTGAATGGGGCTTGATCGCTGACATCAAGTTTACCAACCTCGAAACTCGCGTGGCCATCCTGAAGAAAAAGGAAAGCCGAATGACGGGACTTCATTTGGCGGACGACATTCGTCTTTACATCGCCAGCCGACTCAAATCCAACATTCGAGAGTTGGAAGGGTTTCTGCGGCGTATCCAAGCGTATTCACAACTTTACACGGAAGAAATCACTCTCTCCCTAGTGAAAGACATTTTGAAAGAGCTTCTTCCGCCAGAAGAATGGGTGGCGGAGGGGGAATCGAGCGAAAAAACGTCGACGGGTTTCCAAGAGACAGAAGTCAGTCTGGAGGAAAAAAAAATTCTTTCCGAGATGGAAGGGTTTGACCTTCAGCCCTCTCATTTCGATACTCCCCAGCCCACCCCCCCCCGGCCCGCTATTGTCTCTCCTCCGGCCAAAACAGTGGTGGAAACAAAAACACATGACCCAATTTCTGATTTTCCAGATAATCAAATGGAAAGAATAAACACCCAATCCGTTCCATCCCCTGTAGAACGTAAGGAAGATTTTTCCTCCCCCAAGGAAATAACGAAAACGGTTTCAAAAGAAAAACCTGAACCGGAGGACGCACGCCCTTCGCCCGCGGAACCCGCGGTTCCTCAGCCTTCCGCAAAACCAATTAAAGTTGATATTCCTGAATCTTCAGGATCGACAAGACCGATACCGCTTCCTAAAATGACCCCTTTTCTTCCAACGTCTTCCCCCCCAACTAATCCTAGGATGAGGGAAGGGACTCCCTCCTTGCCTCCTACGCCTTCTCCTATTCTCCCACTATCCCCTAGTGGAAAGAGCGCACCGCAACCCCCATTACCGATACCTTCTGTTTTACCTCAGTCGCTTCCACCAAAAAGTGCCCCAGTTTCCATTCCGTTACCGGTGAACTCCGGTCAAATTCCCGTCGTGTTTTTCTACCCAGCGGGGCGAGCGAAAGAACTTCTTCAAATGAAAAAGAAATTCGAAGATATTATTAACAAACATAAACTCAAATTTGTTCTCCACCCAGCCCTTGAAGTCGAATACTCATCCCATACCGGGTTGGGCACTGAAACCTTTCTGGAAAAATGCCAACAGGCAGGCGTATCTATTGGGGTTGTCCTCGGGCCATCCCCGGACACGGACCTTCCAGAAGGCATTTTCTTTAGCCGCCTCCAGGAAGCTTTTGACCAAGCCAAACTTTCCCTTCAAATGGTTCCTTGGGACGAACTTTCAAAAGATTATCGCTTTTTAAATCTGGCCCTCGACATCACTCTCATTCGTATTAAGCAAAAAAAAACCTAG
- a CDS encoding triose-phosphate isomerase produces MTRRPLMAGNWKMFKTIGEGVDLVKKLSALVPSHTDRDVLVCPPFTSLAAVAQAAKGSPISVGAQNMNDNLQGAFTGEVAPGMIKDAGASFVLVGHSERRQIYKETDILINKKARLALEQGLTPIVCVGETLEERESGKTFSVVERHVTEGLKGFSAAQAPSLVIAYEPVWAIGTGKTATPDQAQEVHAFIRRKLEVLFGTAAAQVRVLYGGSVKPDNIDTLMAQPDIDGGLVGGASLKAEDFARIVNFKKI; encoded by the coding sequence ATGACACGACGCCCTCTGATGGCAGGAAATTGGAAGATGTTCAAAACGATTGGCGAAGGTGTCGATCTGGTTAAAAAACTCTCTGCGTTGGTCCCATCCCATACCGATCGGGATGTTCTCGTCTGCCCGCCCTTCACAAGTTTGGCCGCTGTGGCCCAAGCCGCTAAAGGCTCCCCTATTTCGGTCGGGGCTCAGAACATGAATGATAATTTACAAGGGGCTTTCACGGGGGAAGTGGCTCCCGGAATGATTAAAGACGCCGGGGCATCCTTTGTCCTCGTGGGTCACTCGGAACGGCGTCAGATCTATAAGGAAACCGATATCCTCATTAATAAGAAAGCCAGGCTCGCCTTAGAGCAGGGGCTGACCCCCATTGTGTGTGTAGGAGAAACCCTTGAGGAACGAGAAAGTGGAAAAACATTTTCGGTTGTGGAACGCCATGTAACAGAAGGCCTAAAGGGGTTTTCGGCGGCCCAGGCCCCATCCCTTGTTATCGCCTATGAACCGGTCTGGGCCATTGGCACGGGGAAAACGGCAACCCCAGACCAGGCCCAAGAAGTGCATGCGTTTATCCGCCGAAAATTAGAAGTCCTCTTTGGCACCGCCGCGGCTCAGGTCCGCGTCCTTTACGGGGGATCCGTTAAACCGGACAACATTGATACCCTCATGGCCCAACCGGACATTGACGGAGGTCTTGTAGGTGGGGCGAGCCTTAAAGCTGAAGATTTCGCTCGTATCGTGAATTTCAAAAAAATCTAA
- the zwf gene encoding glucose-6-phosphate dehydrogenase encodes MNLAVTPSRKRVSDTGTPVFNRRTKTQERFCLETRPDPCGLVIFGASGDLAERKLFPSLFRLRTTGQLPKNFYAVGVGRTALSDDAFRDRVRAAVRAAVPNAVPEALDQFLSSFYFHVLRYNEPNDYASLSSRLDEWDQTHGTQRNRAFYFSIPPTLYPNVIQELGRSGLSREKEKGRGWSRLIIEKPFGQDVASAESLSEVLRQFFNEDQIYRIDHYLGKETVQNILVLRFANIFFEPIWNRNYVDHVQITVSEDIGIGHRAGYYEEAGCLRDMFQNHLLQLLCVTAMEPPSSFHANRVRDEASNILRAIRPLSHSDIKGNSVRGQYGGGLLRGTPVPGYLQESGVSSSSRTETFVAFKMFIDNWRWQGVPFYLRTGKRLGARRTDVVIRFKHVPHSLFQPLQPTDLNPNTLILRIQPEEGISLSFETKHPGPKLCMSSVAMDFDYEQSFGLPPESYERLFLDAMAGDQTLFIRSDWIHLSWSLLTPVLDHWASNGTPDLYAAGGWGPTASEELMARDGRSWHNG; translated from the coding sequence ATGAATTTGGCGGTCACCCCGTCCAGAAAGCGAGTGAGTGACACCGGCACGCCTGTTTTTAATCGTCGAACAAAAACACAGGAACGTTTTTGCCTAGAAACGCGTCCCGACCCTTGCGGGCTCGTCATCTTTGGAGCTTCCGGTGATCTCGCCGAAAGGAAACTGTTCCCTTCCCTTTTCCGACTCCGAACCACGGGTCAACTTCCCAAAAACTTTTACGCCGTAGGTGTCGGTCGTACCGCCCTAAGTGATGATGCTTTCCGCGACCGCGTCCGCGCGGCAGTTCGTGCGGCTGTACCCAACGCGGTCCCTGAAGCACTGGATCAATTTCTTTCCTCCTTTTATTTCCATGTGCTTCGCTACAACGAACCCAACGATTACGCATCTCTTTCTTCTCGCTTGGACGAATGGGACCAAACGCACGGGACCCAAAGAAACCGGGCTTTTTATTTTTCGATACCCCCCACCTTGTATCCGAACGTCATTCAAGAACTGGGACGTTCCGGTCTTTCCCGTGAAAAAGAAAAGGGACGAGGGTGGTCACGGCTTATTATTGAAAAACCGTTTGGTCAAGATGTCGCCAGTGCGGAAAGTCTTTCGGAAGTTCTACGTCAATTTTTTAACGAAGACCAAATCTATCGCATTGACCATTACCTGGGGAAAGAAACGGTCCAAAACATTCTTGTTTTGCGGTTTGCCAACATTTTTTTTGAGCCCATTTGGAACCGGAATTACGTGGACCACGTTCAAATTACGGTTTCGGAAGATATCGGAATTGGTCACCGCGCGGGCTATTATGAAGAAGCGGGTTGCCTACGAGACATGTTCCAAAATCATCTGCTTCAACTTCTCTGTGTAACCGCCATGGAACCTCCCTCTAGTTTTCACGCCAACCGTGTGCGAGATGAGGCCTCCAATATTTTACGAGCGATACGCCCCCTGTCTCATTCCGACATTAAAGGGAATAGTGTTCGGGGCCAGTATGGAGGGGGTCTCTTGCGAGGGACTCCCGTCCCTGGCTATCTCCAGGAGAGTGGGGTTTCTTCCTCCAGCCGAACAGAAACATTCGTTGCCTTTAAAATGTTTATTGATAACTGGCGTTGGCAGGGAGTTCCTTTTTATCTTCGTACCGGGAAACGTCTTGGGGCTCGGCGGACGGATGTGGTCATCCGATTTAAACACGTCCCCCATTCTCTATTCCAACCGCTTCAACCGACGGATTTAAATCCCAACACACTCATTCTCCGTATCCAGCCTGAGGAAGGGATATCCCTTTCTTTTGAAACGAAACACCCGGGCCCCAAACTTTGCATGAGTTCCGTGGCTATGGATTTCGATTACGAACAATCTTTTGGTCTACCTCCTGAATCCTATGAGCGGCTTTTCTTGGACGCCATGGCGGGAGACCAAACGCTTTTTATCCGTTCCGATTGGATTCATCTTTCCTGGTCCCTGTTAACCCCGGTTCTGGATCATTGGGCTTCCAACGGAACCCCGGACCTCTACGCGGCGGGGGGGTGGGGCCCAACAGCCTCAGAAGAACTTATGGCTCGTGACGGCCGATCCTGGCACAACGGGTGA
- the pgl gene encoding 6-phosphogluconolactonase — protein MKIHIESDPETLAQTAATLFLDELKNLPIDGSTQRTIVLTGGRSPLPLYRVLRERSSEAPWKGVHIYWSDERYVSAEHSDSNQNLVNRHLLRYLPLNPASIHPIATGFPSVEEAASANGSLLGTSNPHVPPFDIVLLSLGEDGHVASLFPGSAALTFQKPCFIPIRNAPKPPAERITMSLPCFTSARFILLLATGESKAPAVARLRNGDPQIPATRLAANTTAFHLFADRSAWGHSTDG, from the coding sequence GTGAAAATCCACATCGAGTCCGACCCCGAAACTCTCGCCCAAACCGCGGCCACTCTTTTTTTAGATGAATTAAAGAACCTCCCGATCGACGGTTCCACGCAGCGCACGATCGTATTAACAGGGGGCCGTTCTCCTTTGCCTTTATACCGAGTTCTTAGAGAACGCTCTTCCGAAGCCCCCTGGAAAGGTGTTCATATTTATTGGTCTGACGAACGTTACGTTTCAGCCGAACATTCGGACTCCAACCAAAACCTCGTCAACCGCCATCTTTTACGTTATCTGCCCTTGAACCCGGCGTCAATTCATCCTATCGCCACAGGCTTTCCCTCTGTGGAGGAAGCGGCGTCCGCAAACGGGAGCCTTCTGGGGACTTCCAATCCACATGTTCCGCCTTTTGACATTGTCCTTCTGAGCCTTGGAGAAGATGGCCACGTGGCATCTCTTTTTCCAGGGTCCGCTGCGCTCACTTTTCAAAAACCCTGCTTTATCCCGATCCGAAACGCCCCCAAACCGCCAGCGGAACGAATCACCATGTCGTTGCCTTGCTTTACCTCAGCGCGTTTCATTCTCCTCCTGGCCACGGGGGAATCAAAAGCTCCCGCAGTGGCCCGCCTACGAAACGGAGACCCCCAGATACCGGCCACCCGGCTTGCCGCCAACACGACCGCGTTCCACCTCTTTGCAGACCGTTCGGCCTGGGGGCACTCAACCGATGGTTGA
- the rpiB gene encoding ribose 5-phosphate isomerase B, protein MKLWVGSDHGGFKSKEKLVGVLRQEGHTVTDIGTFSEESMDYPDIAKLVCLAVTGKKADRGILLCGTGIGMSIAANKMKGIRAAVVWNKPTASLAARHNKANVLCLGGRVLKPSTLIELARVWIRSPFERGRHVRRISKITALETKKRG, encoded by the coding sequence ATGAAACTTTGGGTAGGATCCGATCACGGTGGTTTCAAATCAAAAGAAAAACTGGTGGGGGTTCTTCGTCAAGAAGGGCACACGGTGACGGATATAGGAACTTTTAGCGAAGAATCCATGGATTATCCTGACATCGCCAAACTGGTCTGCCTGGCCGTTACGGGAAAGAAGGCGGACCGAGGAATCCTGCTTTGCGGGACAGGAATTGGGATGTCCATTGCCGCCAATAAAATGAAAGGGATTCGCGCCGCGGTTGTCTGGAACAAGCCAACAGCCTCTTTGGCGGCTAGACATAATAAGGCCAACGTGCTTTGTTTAGGGGGGCGGGTTCTAAAACCGTCAACCCTGATCGAATTGGCACGTGTGTGGATTCGATCCCCTTTTGAGCGGGGGCGGCACGTTCGTCGAATTTCTAAAATCACGGCGTTGGAGACGAAAAAAAGAGGATGA
- the queF gene encoding NADPH-dependent 7-cyano-7-deazaguanine reductase QueF — protein sequence MKKPSGGYTGSHARSGIQDPLPVIERWENQFPGYTIELVFPEFTSVCPKTGLPDFGTVSIRYQPQRWCLETKSLKLFLNSFRNRGIFTENVVNRVLQSVVKDARPVWAEVKGVFASRGGIEAIISARFGKVPQP from the coding sequence ATGAAAAAGCCATCCGGCGGTTACACAGGAAGTCACGCTCGATCCGGAATCCAAGACCCGCTCCCGGTCATCGAGCGATGGGAGAATCAGTTCCCTGGATACACCATCGAATTGGTGTTTCCAGAATTCACGTCGGTTTGTCCCAAAACGGGGTTACCCGATTTCGGGACAGTTTCGATCCGATATCAACCCCAGCGTTGGTGCCTGGAGACAAAGTCGCTCAAACTGTTCTTGAACTCGTTTCGTAATCGCGGTATATTCACTGAGAATGTTGTTAACCGCGTTCTTCAGTCTGTCGTAAAAGATGCTCGCCCTGTTTGGGCAGAAGTGAAGGGAGTCTTTGCCTCCCGGGGAGGAATCGAAGCCATCATATCGGCCCGATTCGGAAAAGTACCCCAACCTTAA
- a CDS encoding PilT/PilU family type 4a pilus ATPase — MAVDINKLFQTMLRSGISDIHFKAGTPPMVRIHGRLMSSGFNKMGPEHIQELANLLMNENQRAIFERENELDMSYSVPDLSRFRVNVYRQKGSVALSLRVVPLQVKSFEELNLPAETMRKLCHNTRGMLLVAGITGAGKTTTLNSMVDYINKNYAYNMIMIEDPIEYYHTNDKSSIAQREVGQDTPSFGSAVKHLLRQDPDVVVLGEMRDAESIQAGITAAETGHLVLGTIHTMDASQTMGRLLESYHPAEQSGAKARIANVLKGIIAQRLLESADGRERVPATETLVVTSLIRKLLLEDKSNEVNRAIEQGQYYGMHSFDQDIIRLFNEQKITKEEALDASTNPDDLLVKMNTLRIGDA; from the coding sequence GTGGCCGTAGATATCAATAAACTTTTTCAAACCATGCTCCGCAGTGGAATTTCGGACATCCATTTTAAAGCGGGGACTCCGCCCATGGTCCGAATTCATGGCCGCCTCATGTCTTCGGGTTTTAACAAAATGGGTCCCGAACATATCCAAGAATTGGCGAATCTTCTTATGAACGAAAATCAACGGGCCATCTTTGAGCGGGAGAATGAGTTGGACATGTCCTACAGCGTTCCTGATTTGTCCAGGTTCCGGGTTAACGTTTACCGCCAAAAAGGGAGCGTGGCCCTTTCCCTCCGTGTCGTTCCTCTTCAAGTTAAATCCTTTGAAGAATTAAATCTTCCCGCTGAAACCATGAGAAAACTCTGCCACAACACACGGGGAATGCTCCTTGTGGCTGGCATTACGGGGGCGGGGAAAACCACCACTTTAAATTCCATGGTGGACTACATTAACAAGAACTACGCCTACAACATGATCATGATCGAAGACCCTATCGAATATTATCACACCAATGATAAATCCTCCATCGCCCAACGGGAAGTGGGCCAAGACACACCCTCCTTTGGCTCCGCTGTTAAACACCTCCTTCGTCAGGACCCGGACGTGGTTGTTTTGGGTGAAATGCGTGACGCGGAGTCGATCCAAGCCGGGATTACCGCGGCGGAAACAGGTCATTTGGTCCTTGGCACCATCCACACAATGGACGCCTCGCAGACCATGGGGCGCCTGCTCGAATCGTATCACCCCGCTGAACAATCGGGAGCCAAAGCGCGCATCGCCAACGTTCTCAAGGGAATCATCGCGCAACGACTGCTGGAGTCGGCGGACGGCCGAGAGAGGGTTCCCGCCACAGAAACCCTTGTGGTCACTTCGCTCATCCGGAAACTTCTCCTGGAAGATAAATCCAACGAGGTCAATCGAGCCATTGAACAAGGCCAATATTACGGCATGCACTCCTTTGATCAGGATATTATTCGTTTGTTTAATGAACAAAAGATAACGAAGGAAGAAGCTCTCGACGCCTCCACCAATCCGGACGATTTGCTGGTCAAAATGAACACACTCCGGATTGGCGACGCGTAG